In Rutidosis leptorrhynchoides isolate AG116_Rl617_1_P2 chromosome 2, CSIRO_AGI_Rlap_v1, whole genome shotgun sequence, one genomic interval encodes:
- the LOC139891491 gene encoding uncharacterized protein yields the protein MTSSASIRFITYSNELVNGETIYVSSNCLPIKASRFEPAGHSFHDVALKLRGYYEEENVSDDDDKLPKEKENDYMQSSDSYSSKGKKKNKDGVIQQDHYALLGLGNLRYLATEEQIRKSYRETALKHHPDKQAALLLGEETESAKQVKKDEIENRFKAIQEAYEVLMDPVRRRIYDSTDEFDDEIPTDCSPQDFFKVFGPAFMRNGRWSVVQPIPSLGDDNTPLKEVDAFYNFWFSFKSWREFPHEDEFDLEQAESRDHKRWMERQNAKLSEKARKEEHVRIRTLVENAYKRDPRVIKIKEMLKAEKQKKKEAKYMAKKQEEEEAARIAEENKRKKEEDEKLAAEAALNQKKIKEKEKKLLRKERTRLRSLASNINNFSKDDVEKICLSFDMLQLRNLCDNVEAKEGDSQSQAELLREAIRVDRIEKDSQSQQNGSAEVKVNGIESKSNYEKKTKPWGKEEIEMLRKGIAKYPKGTSRRWEVISEYIGTGRSVEEILKATKTVLLQKPDSAKAFDSFLEKRKPSVSIASPLTTREEVVGPTEPNVVQAQAEVVEPKLKQDADKVEPGGSSSDQDAWTPVQEKALVQALKTFPKETNQRWERVAAAVPGKTMNQCKKQFALLKENFRSKKK from the coding sequence ATGACATCATCTGCAAGCATTCGTTTTATTACTTATTCAAACGAGCTTGTAAATGGAGAAACAATCTATGTCTCTTCAAATTGCCTTCCAATAAAGGCTTCACGCTTTGAACCTGCGGGGCATTCGTTCCATGATGTCGCACTTAAGCTCCGTGGGTACTATGAGGAAGAAAATGTATCCGATGATGATGACAAGTTGCCTAAAGAGAAAGAAAACGACTATATGCAATCATCTGATTCGTATAGCAGCAAaggtaaaaagaaaaataaagacggAGTGATCCAACAAGACCATTATGCTTTATTGGGTTTGGGTAATTTACGGTATCTTGCAACCGAGGAGCAAATTAGAAAGAGTTATCGAGAAACTGCTTTAAAACATCATCCCGATAAGCAGGCGGCTCTTCTTCTTGGAGAAGAAACCGAATCTGCTAAACAAGTTAAAAAAGACGAAATAGAAAATCGGTTTAAAGCCATTCAAGAAGCATATGAAGTATTAATGGACCCTGTGAGAAGACGAATTTATGATTCAACTGATGAATTTGACGATGAAATTCCAACCGATTGTTCCCCACAAGACTTTTTTAAGGTTTTCGGGCCCGCTTTTATGAGAAACGGGCGGTGGTCGGTTGTTCAACCGATCCCGTCTTTAGGAGATGATAATACGCCGTTAAAAGAAGTCGATGCGTTTTACAATTTTTGGTTTAGTTTCAAAAGTTGGAGAGAGTTTCCACATGAAGACGAGTTTGATCTTGAACAAGCGGAATCGCGTGACCATAAAAGATGGATGGAAAGACAGAACGCAAAGCTTTCGGAGAAGGCGAGAAAAGAAGAACATGTAAGGATACGTACGTTAGTAGAAAACGCATATAAACGGGACCCACGAGTTATAAAGATAAAGGAAATGCTAAAAGCTGAGAAACAGAAGAAAAAGGAGGCTAAATATATGGCTAaaaaacaagaagaagaagaagctgcTAGAATTGCAGAAGAAAATAAACGTaagaaagaagaagatgaaaaaTTGGCTGCTGAAGCTGCTTTAAAtcaaaagaaaataaaagaaaaagaaaagaaattatTACGTAAAGAACGAACCCGGCTTCGAAGTCTTGCGAGTAATATTAACAATTTTAGTAAAGATGATGTTGAAAAAATTTGTTTGTCGTTCGATATGTTACAGTTAAGAAACTTATGTGACAATGTGGAAGCAAAAGAAGGGGATAGTCAAAGTCAAGCTGAGCTTTTACGGGAAGCGATTCGCGTCGACCGTATTGAGAAAGATAGTCAAAGTCAACAGAATGGATCTGCAGAAGTCAAAGTCAATGGTATTGAGTCAAAGAGTAATTATGAGAAAAAAACGAAGCCTTGGGGGAAAGAAGAGATCGAGATGTtgcgaaaagggattgcaaagtatcCTAAAGGAACATCGAGACGATGGGAGGTTATATCGGAGTACATAGGCACGGGTCGCTCGGTTGAGGAGATTTTAAAAGCAACAAAAACGGTTTTATTACAAAAACCCGACTCTGCAAAAGCATTTGATTCTTTTCTTGAAAAAAGAAAACCGTCAGTCTCAATTGCATCTCCCCTTACAACCAGGGAGGAGGTGGTGGGTCCCACTGAGCCCAACGTGGTTCAAGCCCAAGCTGAGGTGGTTGAACCCAAACTGAAACAAGATGCAGATAAAGTGGAACCAGGTGGTTCAAGTTCGGACCAGGATGCATGGACTCCTGTTCAGGAAAAAGCACTGGTTCAAGCTTTAAAAACGTTTCCGAAAGAAACTAACCAGCGCTGGGAACGTGTTGCTGCTGCTGTACCGGGGAAAACAATGAACCAA